The Chloroflexota bacterium genomic sequence AGTGGAGAATATCTTCGAAGGCACTGTCCTCTCCTCGTCCCAGGCCGAAGGCGTCACCACCTGCGACCTGGGCGGCCTCCGACTCGAAGTCCCCTACGCGCCGCTCTCCCAAGGCGCCCGCGTCCGCATCGGCCTGCGCGCCGGCGATATTATCGTCGCCGGCGAACGCCCCAGCGGCCTCTCGGCGCGCAACACGATCGCGGGCGTCGTCCGCGCCGTCGCCCGCAAGGGCTTCGAGGCCGAAGCCATCGTGGACTGCGGCCGTGACGTCCGCGTCGAAGTCACCCCACGTGCCGTTAAGAGCCTCGGCATCGCCCCAGGCAAAGGCGTCTGGCTCGTCATCAAGACCAACTCCTGCTTCTTGATCGAATGACACCTCTAGTACTGTGTCCAGGATTCTCGTTCTCGCGACTTACAAGTTCAGATGTGGCGGGCGGCATATTAAATCGTAGGGTGTGCCTGCTGTTCCTCTCCCGAGGTTCCCTCAGAAGAACCGTCGGGGAGAGGAACTCGAGAAGCGTTCCGATGCTTCCCGAGAGGTGAGGGAGAGAAATCCGATGATTATTGTTGGGAGGGAGGCCTCCCCCCTCTCCCGTTCCCCTATAATTCGCCATATGCCTATCCGCGACCCGCAACTCCGGTGGCCCGGCAAGCGCCCGCCCGCGAAGGCCACTGCCTCCCTCCGCCTCGTCGAGCACCATGGCGATGCGAAGGCCGCTTGGGCCAACAGGCTCATCCACGGCGATAACCTCGCCGCGTTGCGCGCCCTCGCCCGCGACTTCACCGGCGCGGTAGACCTGATCTACCTCGACCCGCCATTCGCCACCGGCGAAGGCTTCCACCTCAACGGCAAGCGCCACGGCGCTTCCCCCAAGGCCTATGCCGATACCTGGGGCCGCGGCCTGGCGGGCTACCTCCAGATGCTCTATGAGCGCCTAGTCCTGGCGCACAAGCTCCTGGCGCAAACGGGCAGCCTCTGGCTTCACATAGACTGGCGCGCAGGCCATCACGCGCGCCTGATTCTCGATGAGATCTTCGGCCGCGAGAACTTCCGTAACATGGTCGTCTGGCACTACGGCGGCCGCGGCGCAAAGGCCGTTTCCGGCCAGTTCCCAAGGAACTACGACCTGCTCCTCTACTACGCCAAGTCGCCCGCCGCGCCCTTCCGCAAGGCCCATCGCATCGAGCGCGTGCCGCTGGCTGAAGCGCCAAGTATCGGCATCCGCAAGGACGCTCAGGGCCGCTGGTTCAAGACTTCTCCCCGAGGCGACTACACCGACGAGAGCGTCGCCGCACTTGATAGCAAGGGACGTGTCCACCGCACCAGGACGGGCAGTCTCCGCATCAAGTATTTCATCGAGGCCGAGAACGGCCATCTGCTCGTCCCAAAGCTCGTCGGAGATGTGTGGGATGACGTTCCCGATATGATGCACGCCCCCATGGCCGAGCGCACCGGCTATCCCACGCAGAAGCCCTTGGCGCTCCTCTCGCGCATCATCGAATCGTGCACGAACCCCGGCGATCTAGTCGCCGATCTCTTCTGCGGCTCCGGCACCACCCTGTTGGCGGCGGAGCAGAGCGGCAGGCGCTGGCTCGGCTGCGACCAGAGCGCCATCGCGGTGAAGACGGCCGTGAAGCGCCTCGAGATGCTACCCGGCCACATCCCCTTTGCCCTCTACCGAACGGAGGCGTGATAGACTACACACAGAGAGCGATTTTGACAGTGCGCCTAGGCACAGCACCTCCTCTCCCTCGATGGGAGAGGAACTCGCGAACGCGAGAGGAGAGGGGGATTACGTCCGTGAACCTGTACTCACGGACGTTGAACAGATAGCCGGGTAGGGATCCCATGCAGAAACCAACCTTTGACTTTCCCGCCGATGACCCCGAGCATTTCGAAGAGGGGCTCGTCCACCTCGCCGATATGCTGGAGCTCGCCGACCCGCGCCGCAAACAGGCGAGCGTAAGCCGCCAGACGGTCAAGGCGTCCGGCGTCGAGATGCCGGAGAAGCAGACCTACGCCGAGTGGAAGAAGATGTGCCTCGATATCGTGAAAGAGCTTCGCGCCTTGAGGCCTAAGGTGAAGAAGCCCGATTCGCAGGCCATCCTGGACGCTGCCGTTGACCGCATAGAGGAGATCGCAGGCTAATCTCTTCTGCGAACTCTGAACCCTGCTCCCTGTACCCTGAACCTATCTATCGTCTAGTTTCCGCCCGCGCCATGTCTTCTCGTAGCCCGTCTCCTGCTTGAATGTTCCCTTGCTTCGCATGATGGAGAGCAGGTAGGCGGCAAGCATCAGCACGACTCCGGCGATGATGGTCCACATGGACCCCCTGATAAGCCCAACGATGAGCAGGATGACTCCCGCCAGCCCCAGCGTCGTCGGCTTCAAGAGCCTCCCGCCGCCGACGTTGAAGCGCGAGAGGAAGCCACGGATGCGCTGACCCAACGTCACGCGGGGGCGCAGCTTCGTCTTGCCGACGATCTCCTCGATCTCCCGCTCATACCGTTGCTGTGACATCGCTTCCTCCCTTGCCCTCTGTTCGCCCGCGTCCGCTTTGTTCTTCTCCCTACGCTCTTTCTTCGGAAAGGCTAGGGGAGAGGAACTCGAGAAGCACTTGTCCGCAGGCCGTATACTCGGCCCCGATGCTTCCCGAGAGGTGAGGGTGGACTGTCTGTCCAAGCTTACGGCACGTGCGGCGCGTAGTCCATCCCGATGTGCCCCGTCTCCTCCAGCACCCGGTACTCATCGTCGCTCTTCGCGAGCAGCTCTTTATAGACGTAGGGGTTGTGCTCCCCCAGGCGGCACGGCGGCGTCCGCAGCTCGTTCGGCGTCTCCGCCGCCGACCACATCAGCCCTGGGTACTTGTGCGTCCCCGCGTCCACGTGCGTCAGCTCCTTGAAATAGTCCAGCGACGCCATCTGCGGGTCGGCCACAAGCTCCAGGTCCTTCAGCACCGGCCCCGCGGGAACGCCCTTCGCCTGGAGCGCCTGCGCCGCCTCCCAGGCCGTGCGCACCTGCGTCCACAGCTCGATCTGCGCGTCCAACTCGTCCTGGTGCTTGTAGCGCGCGATGGCCGTGGCGAAGCGCGGGTCCGTCAGCAGGTCTGACCGCCCGATGACCTCGCAGAAGGCGCGCCATTCGCCGTCGTTGTTCACGGTGACCGTCAGCCACTCTTCAAGCCCCTTGCAGCGGTAGACGCCCTGCGGCGCGCACGTGGGATGGCGGTTCCCCAGGGTGGCGTGCACCCGGCGGTTCATGATGTAGTCCATCACCGCTTCGCCCAGGTACGGGATGAAGTTCTCCGCCTGCGCCAGCTCCACCAGCTGCCCCTGGCCCGTGCGGCGGCGGTGCCGCAGCGCCAGCAGCGCCGCGTAGGCCCCGACCATGCCTGCCGCCGCGTCTCCGAAGAACGTATCGTCCCGCATGGAGGCGTCCATGTCCGTGTAGCCGCGTATCCAGGTATGCCCCGTCGTCCCTTCCAGCTGCATGCCGAAGGAGCGGAAGTTCTTGTACGGTCCGCTGAGGCCGTAGGCTGGCATGCGCAGCATCACCAGGTCCGGCCGCACCTTCACGAGCTCCTCGTACGTCACGTGCAGCTTCTCGATCGTCTCCGGCACGTTATTCTCGATGACCGCGTCCGCCGTCTTCAGCAATTCCATGAAGATCTCATAGCCCTCGGCGCGGCGCAGGTCCACCGTCATGCTGAGCTTGTTCCGCGCATGGCTCTGGAAGACCGGATAGCGGTTCCACGGCCGCGCGCCCGGCGTCCAGTCCGGGTACATGGAGCCCCAGCCCTTCCGGATGCGCGGCAGGTCCTGCGGCACCTTGGCCATATGCCCGCGCGTGTTCGGCTGGTAGACCTGAGTGGATTCCACGCGGAGCACTTCCGCGCCCCAATCGCACAGAAGCATCGTGCAGTGAGGGCCCGCCCACACTGCCGTCAGGTCTAGGATGCGCATGCCTTCCAGCGGGAGCCGCGTCATGGCGCTAGATGACCCCCAGGCTGTGCAGCCGTGAAAGGTCCCGGGCTGAATAGCCCAGGCCTCCCAGGATTTCCGCGTTGTGTTGTCCCAGTATCGGCGCCGGTTCGGGCTTCCTCCAGGGCGTCGCGTTCATGATGAACGGGCGTCCCGGCTGCGTGATCTCCCCGACGACGGGATGGCGCATCTTTGCCCAAAAGCCGCGCTCGCGGATGTGCGGCTCGGTGTAGAGGTCCTCCGCAGTGAAGATCGGGCCGGAGGGCAGGCCGTTCTTCTGCGCCATCATGAACAGCTCGCGCTTGGTGTACTGCATCAGGAACGGGATGTAGTGGATATCGAACTCCTCAGATGTGTCCGGCATGGACAGCTTCACCACCGTATCGAACCGCGGGTCCGTCAGCAGCTCCGGCTGCCCCATCATGCGCACCACGCCCGCGAAGCGGTTGGAGGCGCCCATGATGGCGATGTAGCCGTCGGCGCACGGCCGGATGCCGTTGGCCGTGCTGACGCCAGGCGGCCGGCGGTCGCCGTTCTCCCCGGTGTATTGCGCGCCCACCAGCATCGTGGTCCGGCGGTCCTGCGACGAGGCCTGCGTGCGGAAGAGCGAAAGGTCCAAGTGGTCGCCGTGGCCGTTCACCTCGGCGTTCCAGACCGCCATCGCCGTCGCCGTCGCCGCCGCCGCGCCCGTCTGGAACTGGATAACGCTGCCGCCCAGTTTCATCGGCTCGCGCTCCGGCAGGCCCGTCTCGTGCATCGGCCCGCCCATGGCGTAGGCGATGATCTCGGAGATCTTGTAATCGCGGTACGGCCCGCTCTGTCCGAAGTTCGAGATGGAGGTCACGATAATGCGCGTGTTGACCGCCTTCAGCGCCTCGTACCCAAGGCCGAAGGACTCCATCGTCCCCGGCGCGAAGCTCTCCACCACCACCTCGGCCGACTTCGCGAGCTGGAGGAAGAGCTTCCGCCCCGTCGCCGATTTCAGGTCGAGCGTGACGCCGCGCTTCCCGGCGTTCAAGTGCAGGAAGAGCCCGCTCTTCTCCGGGTGCGGCTCGTCATGGAGGAACGGCCCCTTCTGCCGGGTGACGTCTCCCGTGCCGGGCCGCTCGATCTTGATGACCTCCGCGCCGTAATCGGCAAGGAGCTTCGTCGCGTACGGCCCCGCGATGAGTTGGGTGACATCGAGGATGCGAAGGCCCTCGAGCGCTTGTGGTGGCATGCGGTTCGTCGCTCGCTTGCTTTCTAAAAGGGAATCGGAGATAAAGATGGTCGCGTCAATTATAGCGATACCGGGGGCGACTGCAACGCGGCGTCCCGGAGATAGATTACGCGAATCGCAGCAGCGCCTGGGCCAGCGCCTGGGGCTTGCTCACCATCACATCGTGCCCCGCCTCGATCTCCACCGTCTCCTGCGCCCCGATGTTCGCCGCGAAAAGCCGCTGCCGCTCGGGGATCACCGCCCGGTCCTGCGTCAACAGCACATAGGCCCGCCTCAGCGAAGGCGGCAGCGGCGGCCGCCGCACGATCTCCTCCATCGGCCCTTGCGGCTCCGTCGTCAGCCTCGCCAGCAGCCGGTCGGCCGTCTCCGCGTCCATGTCGTTGCAGAAGATCGCCCGGTAGAGCTCCTGCGCCGTCCGCGTCGGTTCCTCAGGGCGCGTCGCGACGTTCTGCCGCACCGTCGTCCCCTCGTTCGGGATCAGCGCGGCGACGAAGACCAGCCCCTTCACCTGCGTCGCCACCTGCGCCGCCGCCTGGGGCATTGACGCTCCCGCCATGGAATGCCCCACCAGCACGATGTCTTGCGTCCTCGTCTCCCGCACAGCCCGCGCGATGTCCGCGATGTAGTCATCCAGCGTGATCGCCTCGGCTGGCTTCTCCTTGAGCCGCGCGCCGTGCCCCACCAGGTCGATCGCGATGGCCCCTCGCACTCGCGGGTCCTTTTCGACCAGCTTCATCACCTCGTCCCAGCACCATGCCCCGTGCGAAGCGCCGTGGACAAAGAGAAACGTCGTCATGTCGCGCTCCTCTATGACTCGCCCGATTCTACCATCGTCCTCCCCCATCTATAATCTTCCCATGCCTCCCTTCGGCTCCCTCCTCCCCAACATCGTCGCTCCTCCTCCCGGCCCCAACTCGCGGCGACTCGCGAGATCCCTCGCGCGCCGAGAGTCCCCAGGCGTCTCCACGATCCACCTCGGCCAGACGCCCATCGTCTACACCCGCGCCAAGGGCGCCAACGTCCAAGACGCCGATGGCAATATCTACATAGATATGACCGGCGGCTTCGGTGTCGCGAACCTCGGCCATGCCGATAGGAAGGTCGTCGCCGCCGTCCAGCGACAGTCCGCCAAGCTCCTCCACGCCCTCGGCGACGTCTATCCCAGCGACGCCCGCGTCCAGCTCGTCGAGCGCCTCTCCAAGCTCGTCCCCATCCCCAATGCCAAAGTGATGCTCTGCACCACTGGTAGCGAGGCCGTCGAGCTGGCCCTCAAAACGGCCCTTCTCGCCACCAAGCGCACCGGCATCCTCGCCTTCGATGGCGCCTTCCACGGCCAGAGCTACGGCGCCCTCGCCGTCACCTCCCGCCCCTATTTCCGAGCCCCCTTCCAGGACCAGCTCTTCCAGGGCGTCGTCCGCGCGCCCTTCCCCGACCCCTATCGCTCGCACCTCTCCCTGGAAGGCTGCCTTCAGCACGTCGGAAAGCTGCTTGCTTCGCCTCCGGAGCACGTCGGCCCTATCGGCGCCGTCATCGTTGAGCCTATCCAGGGCCGCGAGGGCGAAATCATCCCCGTGCCGGGCTTCCTTCCCGGCCTGCGCGCCCTCTGCGACCGCCACGGCGCGCTCCTCATCGCCGATGAGATGATCACCGGCTTTGGGCGCACCGGCGCGTGGTTCGCTGTTCAGCACGCCAAAGTCGTCCCCGACCTCCTCTGCCTCGGCAAGGCCATGGCCGGGGGCATGCCCATCGCCGCATGCGTCGGCAAGGCGAGCGTCATGGACGCCTGGCGCTATGAGGGCCCCGAAGCCCTCCACGCAAGCACCTTCCTCGGCCATCCCGTCGCCGCCGCGGCCGCCCTCGCCTCCATCGCTGAGCTTCAGCGGCGCAACGCCCCTCGCCAGGCCAAAGCCACCGGCGACTGGCTGCTGAGCGAGCTCCGGGGCTTGCAGGCCAAGCATCCCCTCATCGGCGACGTGCGCGGCATGGGACTGATGCTCGGCATCGAGCTCGTCAAGGACCGCGCGGCCAAAGAGCCCGCCCCCGAAGCCGCCGCGCGCGTCATGCAGGCCATGCTTCGCAAAGGCGTCATCCTCCTCGCCGGCGGCGCCCACGGCAGCGTCCTCTCCCTCACGCCCCCGCTGACGATTACGAAGGCACAGTTGGCCTATGCGGTGAAGGCAATGGAGGAGGCAATGGAGGAGGTGATGGGGTGAGGGAGGAGACTTACTCTAACTTTTACTTAAATGGAGTCGAACCATTTTGAATCCACTTCAACAGCCTCAACCATTTTGGAATGAACGCCTAGGTTGAGCTCCTTTAGTTTTTGAGTGAGTTGTTCTCCGTCGATGAGGTCTATTGGGGGTGCGCCATCACGGGTTGCTTCTTTCAGGGCATCAGGAGTGAAGGTTCCTGTTGTGATGAGGAGACCTTTATCAGCGCGACCTATCATTGCCCCGCGGAAATCTCGGACTACATTTGCTCCGAGACTCCCTTTATGCCTTTTTGATTGAAAAAGCACATTAAAGCTGATGAGGCCAGCTACACGAACCACACCTCGACCATCTATTCCTCCGTCGCCAGATCTCCCAGTGACTTCGACTTGTATGAACCCAGCCTCACGAAGAATTCTCTGACACAGTCGTTCAAAGGCAGCAGGAGGCATAGCCAGCAATCGCTCGAGGAGAAGATCACTCCATCTTTTCTCTTCCTCAGCGTTATCCTCTTCTGATGGCAATGGAGCAGTTTCTGAAGCTTTCAGGCGGGGGCGTTGAAGCAGTTTCCTAACTTCATTGACTATCTGCTTCGAATCGATTTCCCTTGTTGCTCTCCCCTTAGCCGTCAAAGCCCAAATACCTCTTTCAGAGTTGCCGATTAGGCTAACCATTTTCAGATAGGTACGAGCCCAATAGAGACGGTACTCTACCTCAGTTGTTTGAGTATTCCCGTGGGGAACAGCCAGCATTCCCGAACTCAAGTCCATATACGAGATGGCCTTTTCGTTGATTTCAGGGATGGAACCGCTGCCACCAAGGTCGTGAAGCGCCTTGAGTGTCGGCTGCATGAACTCCCGGTATTTTGGAAGCGCTTCTTTGGTCAGCATATGTGCCTCGCATGTGCAAACAGGTGGTATGTGTCGCCGAATTGTAACAACATCTTCAAGGGTCACCCAGTTGACTCCCTCTTCTCCCTCCGCGTACCATTCTCCCCAACGTCTCCGCTCCCTGTATGGGCACAGTGCCCGACGCCTCCCCCGCCATGACCACCCACAAGCCCCCCGCACAGCCCAGCCAGACCCAGATGCGCGTCTACCCCCTGGACCCGCGCGCCCTCAGCCAGGAGCAGATCGCCGTCACCTTCGCCATGACCTCCCGCTCCCCGGAGCCATTCGACGTCATCAAGGACGTCGTCTCCGAGGCTAAGGCCGCCGACTTCAATGAGAAGTGGGTCCTCAACTACGGCCACGCCTCCGTCGCAGAGCACGCCGTCATCCACATGGCCTGCGAAGACATCTCCCGCCTCGCCGCCGACGATCTCGAAGATGCGCGACTCGCCTCCTACACGGAGAAGTCCTCCCGCTATCAGGTGATAGATCGCGGCAGCTTCCACATCCCCGCCGAGCTCCGCGGCCACCGTCTCGAACAGACCTACGTCCATGCCAACCAGCGCCTGTTCGATCTCTACCATGAGCTCCTCGAGAAGACGATGGCTTGGCTGAAGAGCCAGCACCCCCAGAAGGAAGGCGAAAAGCCCGGCGCCTACACCCTCCGACTTCGCCGCATCGCCACCGACCACTGCCGCTTCGTCCTCCCCGCCTCCACCCTCACCAACGTCGGCGTCACCGCCAACGCCCGCATCCTGGAGCACGCCATCACCAAGCTCCTCTCATCTGACCTGGCGGAGACGCGGGAGCTCGGCGAGCGCATGAAGGTCCAGGGCAAGGCCATCGCGCCCACCCTGGTGAAATACGCCGACTACAATGCCTACATCGCCGAGACGCGGCGGAGTCTGCAGAAGATGATCGGCGAGCGCGGCAGAGAGGCCGCCATCCAAGAGGGCCGCGTCAGCGCGAAGCTCAAGCACTACGATAACCAGGCCGGACAGAAGATCATCGCCGCGGTCCTCTTCCACTGGTCGGGCGAAAGCTACGACGATGCCTGGCGCAAGGCCAATGACCTCGGCCACGGCCGCGTCCCCTACGTCGAAGCCGCGCTCTCTAAGCTCGGCCCGCACGATGCGCCCCTCCGCGAGCTCGAGATGGTGGACTACACCTTCGAGCTGGAGATGGACTACGGCGCCTACCGCGAATACAAGCGCCACCGCATGCAGACCTATATCGAGCAGCCCTTCACTCCCTATCGCGGCTACATCGTTCCGACTCTGGTGCGCGACGCCAAGGCCCAGCATCTCTTCGATGAGGCGATGGAAGTCTCCGCCATGGCCTTCCGCGCGATCGACGGCGCAGTTCCCGCGGCCTCTGCCTACGTGCTCACCCACGCCCACCAGCGCCGTCTCATCGCCAAGTTCAACCTCCGCGAGGCCTACCACCTCATCAAGCTTCGCGGCTCCCCCCAGGCCCACTACACCATCCGCGAGATCGCCCTCCAGGCCCGCGACGAGATCCAGCGCGTCCATCCCACCCTTATCAAATTCATCCAGATGCGCGGCTAGCCCGTCTCTCCTCCGTCCGCTCCACACCGAGCATCCCGAGGGTCGCCCCCTCTCCTGTAGGTTGCACACAACCCTCCCACGTCTCCAGTAGGGGCTGGCCTTCCCCCAGGGCTACGATTTCTATCGGAGAGGCCAGCCCTCCCTATCGGGCGCACTCGCCGCGCCCCTGCCCTCTCCCAGCTTCCCAATTGCAACTCGGGAAGCGTCCGGGAGAGCCATTCTGATCGCTTGTGCTTATTCCTATGAGCAAAGAGAGGGCCAGCGTGAGGTCTCCGAAATCCCTCCCCTCCGCATGCCTTGCAACACGAGGTATCGCGTGACGGCCAACAGAAGCCGGATGGTATACTGGATTGTCGTCACCAGAGAGGAGCGAACCGCTGATGCTTGCCGAGCGAAGGCTGCCCCCCTGGTTCAAGGTCAAGTTCCCAGGCGGCCCCAACTATCTCCGGCTGAAAGCCCTGATGCGCCTGCAGGGCCTCCACACCATCTGCGAGGAGGCCCGCTGCCCCAACATCGGCGAATGCTGGGAGTACGGCACCGCTACCTTCATGATTCTCGGCGAGATCTGCACCCGCCGCTGCGCCTACTGCAACGTCACCACCGGCCGCCCCAACCCGGTTGACCCCGCCGAGCCGCGCCGCGTCGCCGAAGCCGCAAAAGCCATGGCCCTCCGCTACGCCGTCGTCACCTCGCCCAACCGCGACGACCTTCCCGATGGCGGCGCCGCCATCTTCGCCGCCACCATCGCCGAGATTCGCGCCCTCAACCCTGCCTGCAAGGTGGAGGTCCTCATCCCCGATTTCATGGGCGTCGAGCGCGACCTTCTCACCGTCCTGGATGCTTCTCCCGATGTCCTCAACCACAACATCGAAACCGTTGCAGGCCTCTTCAAGCGCGTGCGCCCAAAGGGCTCCTACGACCGCTCTATTCGGCTACTGGCGGATGTAAAGCGCCACCGCCCCACCATGACTACCAAGTCTGGCATCATCCTGGGCATGGGCGAGACCGACGACCAAGTGCTCGAGACGATGGCCGACCTCCGCGAGGCGGACTGCGATATCCTCACCCTCGGCCAGTACCTGCGCCCGTCCGATAAGCATATCCCCGTCGCACGCTTCTTGGCTCCTGACCAGTTCGCCTCGCTCAAGAGCCGGGGCCTGGCGATGGGCTTTAAGCACGTCGAGTCCGGCCCCTTGGTGCGCAGCTCCTATCATGCCCATGAGCATGCCGAGTCCGCGGCGGCCATAGCCTGAGCGAGCCAATGGACGCCACCTACGATCTAGTGGTCATCGGCGGCGGCCCCGGCGGCTACACCGCCGCGATCCGCGCCTCCCAGCTCGGCATGAAAGTCGCCGTCGTCGAAAAAGAGGAGATGGGCGGTGTCTGCCTCAACTGGGGCTGCATTCCCAGCAAGGCCCTCCTTCGCAACGCCGAGGTGGTGAACCTGGTGCGCAACGCCGCCCAGTACGGCATCACCCTCCAGAACCTCCAGTTCGATATCGCCTCCGCGATAGACCGCAGCCGGAAGGTCGTTGAGACGCGCGTCAAAGGCGTCGGTTTCCTCATGCGGAAGAACAAGATAGACGTAGTCAAAGGCGGGGCGCGACTCGCGGCGGCGAACAAGGTGGCGGTTGACGCCGCCGGCCGGACGCTCACTGCAAAGAACGTCATCATCGCCACCGGCGCTCAGGCCCGCGATCTCCCCGGCCTTGTGCGCGATGGCAAAACCATCATCACCGCCCGCGAGGCCTTGGAGCTGCGCCAGACGCCCAAGTCCATCGCCATCGTCGGCGGCGGCGCCATCGGCTGCGAGATGGCCTACTTCTACCGCTCCTATGGCGCGGAGGTCACCGTCATTGAGATGCTGCCCCATCTGGTGCCGAATGAGGACGAAGAGGTCAGCCGGGAGCTGGAGCGCGCCTTTGCCAAGATGGGCATCGGCGTCAAGGCAGGCTTCACCGTGGAGAAGGCGGAGGCCAGGAACGGCCTCATGCAGCTGACCCTGGGCCCGGCCCAGGAGGGCGGAACGGTTGACTGCGAAAAGGTCCTCCTGGGCGTGGGCGTCAAGCCCAACAGCGATGGCCTTGGCCTGGAGCCCCTCGGCGTGCAGACGACGAAGGGCTACATCGCCATCAACGACCGCATGGCCACCAACGTCCCTGGCATCTACGCCATCGGCGATGTGACGGGCAAGCTCCTCCTCGCCCACGTCGCCTCCGCCCAGGGCGTCCAGGCCGCCGAGGCCATCGCCGGCAGGCCCGTGCGCCCCCTGGCCTACAGCGATATGCCGCGTGCCACCTATTGCCAGCCCCAGGTCGCCAGCATGGGGCTGACGGAGAAGGCAGCCAAGGAAAAAGGGTACGATGTGAAGGTCGGAAAGTTCCCCTTCATGGCCAACGGCAAAGCCACGGCCATCGGCGCAAGCGATGGCTTTGTGAAGCTCGTCGTCGCCGCCAAGACCGGCGAGATCATCGGCGCGCACCTGGTGGGCCATGACGTGACGGAGATGCTGGCCGAGATCTCGATAACCAAGATGCTGGAGGGAACCGCGTTAGAGATAGGGAAGACCGTTCACGCCCATCCCACGCTCTCCGAGGCGATCAAAGAAGCGAGCCTCGGCGCCTACGGCGAAGCGATAGATATGTGACGATCCCCGCGGGAAGGCCCACCGGGGTTGGCGAAGCCCCGGCTGCGACCTGCCAAAGGGAAGAATCGAGGATGAGATGTCCATGACCCTGAAGGAAATGTGGATAGCGAAAGAAGTGGCGCTGGAGCTCTATCGCAAGATGGTGCTCATCCGCCGCTTCGAAGAGAAGTGCGCCGAGATGTACGGCCGCGCCAAGATCGGCGGCTTCCTCCACCTCTATATCGGCGAAGAGGCCGTCGCCACCGGCATGATCCCCCTGCTCCAGCCGCAGGACACCATCGTCTCCCACTACCGGGAGCACGGCCACGCCATCGCCCGCGGCCTGGACACCAAGCGCCTCATGGCCGAGCTCTTCGGCCGCTCCGGCGGCACCAGCAAGGGCAAGGGCGGCTCCATGCACCTCTTCGATGACTCCAAAGGCTTCCTGGGCGGCTATGCCATCGTTGGCGGCATGATGCCCGTCGCCACCGGCATCGGCCTCGCCAGCAACTACCTGAAGACGAACTCCGTCTGCCTCTGCATCTTCGGCGATGGCGCGGTGAACCAGGGCGAGTTCCATGAGTCCTTCAACCTCGCCTCCCTCTGGAAGCTTCCCGTCCTCTTCCTCCTGGAGAACAACGGCTTCGGCATGGGCACCCGAGTGGAGCGCGCCCACGCCGGCACCGAGATCTTCCACCTGGCCGATGCCTTCCGCATCCCCAGCGAAAAGGTGGACGGCATGGACCTCCTGGCCATGCGCGATGCCTCCCAGCGCGCCATAGACTACGTCCGCTCCGGCAAGGGCCCCTTCTTCCTGGAAGCGATGTGCTACCGCTTCCGTGGCCACTCCATGGCCGACCCGGTGGCCTATCGCAACAAGGAAGAGGAAGAACTGTGGAAGCGCAAAGATCCCATCGCCAACTTCCGGCGCGAGATGGAGCTGAGCGGCCTTGTCACCCCCAAGATGATCGCGGACGTGGAGAAGAGCGTGGAGGACGAGATGGCCGAGGCCGTCCAGTTCGCCGATGCCAGCCCGCCCCTGGCGCCGGAGGCGATCTATGACGATATCTACAAGGAGTAGCGCCCATGCCTGACTTGACCTATCGCGACGCTATCCGCACGACCCTCCGCGAGGCCCTCCAGCAGGACGAGCGCGTCTTCATCATGGGCGAAGACATCGGCGCCTACGGCGGCGCCTACGGCGTCACCAAGGGATTGATGGCCGAATTCGGCGAAAAGCGCATCAAGGATTCGCCCATCGCCGAATCCGTCCTCGTCGGCGCGGGCATCGGCGCCGCCATGCGCGGCCTGCGACCCATCGTGGAGATCATGACCATCAACTTCAGCCTCCTGGCTTGCGACCAGATCATCAACATCGCCGCCAAGATCCACTACATGTCCGGCGGGCAGATCAGCGTCCCCTTGGTCATCCGC encodes the following:
- a CDS encoding restriction endonuclease, coding for MLTKEALPKYREFMQPTLKALHDLGGSGSIPEINEKAISYMDLSSGMLAVPHGNTQTTEVEYRLYWARTYLKMVSLIGNSERGIWALTAKGRATREIDSKQIVNEVRKLLQRPRLKASETAPLPSEEDNAEEEKRWSDLLLERLLAMPPAAFERLCQRILREAGFIQVEVTGRSGDGGIDGRGVVRVAGLISFNVLFQSKRHKGSLGANVVRDFRGAMIGRADKGLLITTGTFTPDALKEATRDGAPPIDLIDGEQLTQKLKELNLGVHSKMVEAVEVDSKWFDSI
- the lipA gene encoding lipoyl synthase → MLAERRLPPWFKVKFPGGPNYLRLKALMRLQGLHTICEEARCPNIGECWEYGTATFMILGEICTRRCAYCNVTTGRPNPVDPAEPRRVAEAAKAMALRYAVVTSPNRDDLPDGGAAIFAATIAEIRALNPACKVEVLIPDFMGVERDLLTVLDASPDVLNHNIETVAGLFKRVRPKGSYDRSIRLLADVKRHRPTMTTKSGIILGMGETDDQVLETMADLREADCDILTLGQYLRPSDKHIPVARFLAPDQFASLKSRGLAMGFKHVESGPLVRSSYHAHEHAESAAAIA
- the lpdA gene encoding dihydrolipoyl dehydrogenase, which codes for MDATYDLVVIGGGPGGYTAAIRASQLGMKVAVVEKEEMGGVCLNWGCIPSKALLRNAEVVNLVRNAAQYGITLQNLQFDIASAIDRSRKVVETRVKGVGFLMRKNKIDVVKGGARLAAANKVAVDAAGRTLTAKNVIIATGAQARDLPGLVRDGKTIITAREALELRQTPKSIAIVGGGAIGCEMAYFYRSYGAEVTVIEMLPHLVPNEDEEVSRELERAFAKMGIGVKAGFTVEKAEARNGLMQLTLGPAQEGGTVDCEKVLLGVGVKPNSDGLGLEPLGVQTTKGYIAINDRMATNVPGIYAIGDVTGKLLLAHVASAQGVQAAEAIAGRPVRPLAYSDMPRATYCQPQVASMGLTEKAAKEKGYDVKVGKFPFMANGKATAIGASDGFVKLVVAAKTGEIIGAHLVGHDVTEMLAEISITKMLEGTALEIGKTVHAHPTLSEAIKEASLGAYGEAIDM
- the pdhA gene encoding pyruvate dehydrogenase (acetyl-transferring) E1 component subunit alpha, giving the protein MSMTLKEMWIAKEVALELYRKMVLIRRFEEKCAEMYGRAKIGGFLHLYIGEEAVATGMIPLLQPQDTIVSHYREHGHAIARGLDTKRLMAELFGRSGGTSKGKGGSMHLFDDSKGFLGGYAIVGGMMPVATGIGLASNYLKTNSVCLCIFGDGAVNQGEFHESFNLASLWKLPVLFLLENNGFGMGTRVERAHAGTEIFHLADAFRIPSEKVDGMDLLAMRDASQRAIDYVRSGKGPFFLEAMCYRFRGHSMADPVAYRNKEEEELWKRKDPIANFRREMELSGLVTPKMIADVEKSVEDEMAEAVQFADASPPLAPEAIYDDIYKE